GACAGCCAACATACAAAAAAAAGATATTTTGCATTTTTGGAATGCACCCTCGACAGAAAGGATGTAAATGAACTGgaaaaggtacaaaaaataagCTGCTGAGATGATAAGGGGGTTGGTGAATAAAATATGTGGCGATAGACTGAAGGCTCTGGGAGTCTTTGTGTATGATAGAGCTATTCAAAATAACAAGGCTTGAGATGTAGACGGCTATTTGGGTTGGGAGGCATCAGAACTGGGGGAACAGAGGTACATTCGGATAGGATTGGGgatgccaactctccaggattgtcctggagtctccagggattaaagattaatctcctggacactgctgcgagcaaacacaGGAGAAAAATCCTAGGTGCATTCAAAAAAActttgttatttttattttctttgaccACTTTtgattattagttataaaaaatattggagattggagaaaaaaaggctgtttgactgaagtcaagaatcatccaatcgggtaaccaagagtctgttcactttccaattggccatgggaaggatGGAcctgtcgggcaaccaatggagggagtgtgggggcggagcAATTGGAGGCAAGAggacatgtgatgaaacctccaggaatgtgcCAAACTGGGTTGGCAACCCCAGCTGGGATATCGGGAAAACTGATGAGGATGTAGTTGGATATTGGACTAGCTTGGAGGTTGTAGAGGCAAGCAGTTTAGATATCTTCAAGGACTAGACAAGTACCTTGAATCCATAAAAATAGAACCATGGTTGTGACCTAGGTCCTGAATAGGATGTCTAAGAGGAAGAGGAGCGGGGTCTTATCCATTCTCCATCACTGACAGAGTCAAACTGGGATGTATTTGGTCACCCAGTCTGCATGGAAACCGTATCAGACCCCCCGAGGAGGAGTGTGCGTCCAGTTCAGCACAGGTGGAAAGCTATTTAACTTTTTCAGAAGACAAACAAAGACCAAAATGAAAGAAACTACTATTCCTGAGGTCCTGCTTGGTGCTGACTGGGCCCACACATTGGAAGAGTTCCAGACCATCACCGACCGGTGTGTGCCTGAGGAACAGAACTGTGGCCTGGCCATCGGTCTGAAGATGGACATTATGGCCCAGAATAGCATCTCGTTCACACTACATGTCACCATTATAACTATTTCTATTGCACTCAGAGAGCTTTACATCTTtaaatctccgtcccactctcgcctctctgtcctcggcctcctaccctgttccaatgaagctcaacgcaagaTCATCTTTCTATTGAGCGTTTTACAGCCTTCCGGctttaacaactttagatcttaaccacCCCTCCCATTTCCTCTCAGGCAGCAGGAGCTGGTAATGGAGGCTGGCTCAGCAGAGCCACGGGAAGTGGAGGAGGTGTGCGGTGGTGCTTGGGCTGGGGATCCTCTGTCGGTTCACAGTCGGCGGGGTAGGTCCACATCCCTGGGGTCTACCCGCCTTTCTTCCGCCACATTCCCGGGACACGGGAACTTTTTTATCTTtgtcagattttccatgcttccctctcgCTCTGTTATTCTGCTGTAACTATTTACATCTCCTCTGGACTTCTATACTTGGCTCCTTATCAACTTATTTTGCCTTGCACGACCATCACTCGTGTCATTTACTCACTCCTGCTCGCCACCTTATCACAGACCAAGTTAATAAACTGATATTCCCAAATAGTAATTAAACAGACGTGAAAAGGAGAGAAGTCTAATTCACCACCCTTAAATCGGCTCTTAAGGGGCACGTTTGGGGGAAGGGGCAGAATATGAAGGGATCTGAGAGAAGCAGGGACCAATGTTTAATTCATTGGGAATAAATTGAACAACGACCCAAAGATTatacccttttgttctttccctgcccccttttccctgggTCTGCACTCGCTTAAAGGCTCTTCATCGAATcttgcagcagagaaggaggccattcggcccatcgtgcctgtactgggtctttagatgtggagatgccggtgatggactggggttgacaattgtaaacaattttacaacaccaagttatagtccagcaattttattttaaattcacaagctttcggagacttcctccttcctcaggtcttTAGAgccattcaattagtcccacagcCCCGCGCAGCTGCTCCTCCCACCGCTGAGTGGCGCTGTCGCCGATGCTATCGACTCGGCCTCCTCCGATCGCAGCGCCCCCCAGCGGCCGGAGGACTCCTCCGAGcgcagcgccccctgcggccgGAGGACTCCTCCGAGCGCAGCGCCCCCAGCGGCTGGGGGACTCCTCCCAACGCAGCGCCCCCCAGCGGCCGGAGGACTCCGCCGAGCGCAGTGCCCCCCAGCGGCCGGAGGACTCCGCCGAGCGCAGCGCCCACCAGCGGCCGGTGGACTCCTCCCAACGCAGCGCCCCCCAGCGGCCGGTGGACTCCTCCTAATGGCGCGCCCCCCAGCGGCCGGTGGACTCCTCCTAATGGCGCGCCCCCCAGCTGCCGGAGGACTCCTCCGAGCGCAGCGCCCCCCAGCGGCCGGAGGACCGAACAGTGGCTGTTTTTGCGGTACCGGGATGCGGGCCCACACTTTCCCTTCAGCAGTCTGATGGCGTCTTTCCGCGCTCTCGGGGCCTTGCGCCGGGACTTTTACTCGCACTTTGTCCGCAAAAGGTTCGGGTTGTGCAGCAGGAGCCGCAACCAGAACCAGGGCCGGGCCGGGCCTAAAGCAGGAACCGCGAGCTCGGGTACGGTGCAACCGGGGGTGACCGAACTGGACAGGGCGGATGCTTGGGTGAGAAGAGCTGGGAGTCGTGAACTAAATCAGTAAATAAGATAAAAATTACACAAAATGAAACATAGAATGGAGCCAATAAAATTAATAtacaaataaaatataaaaatacaaaatatgttaatgtttaaaatatattgtATAATATAAACAGTTTGAAAGTTAAATAAAATGCAGAAAATACTTCACGTAATAAATAAATCTCACATTGTGGGCGTTATCACCAGAGTGTGACGGTTATAccgttacaggaagtaagtgtgaccgTGACAGGAAGTACCCGCACCACCTGACTCTCACCGGGTTACTAGCTGACCTCCCCCCGCCCTAAGGTTGCTCACGGCGAGGCAGAGGCTGCGCCAAAGTGTGACCGCCGTAGTGTGACAGGAAGTAGGCGTGATGCTTATTGGAGGCACATAACGTTTAATATAAGGAAGGATTAAAATATTGGATCTCGCACGGTGTTGCTCACGGTGAGTTGGATGACGCTGGTTTGTAAAGGCAGGAGGTGCTACTCCGTGTGACGCACAGTGTGTTAATCTGCTGCCGAGGTACAGCTGTTTATAACGTGGGCTGCCCCTTTAAGGCCGGAAAGTACAAATCTTGGGAATTGCGAGATCTTTAGTCGATTAGAGATTAATTGTTGGTtagagaagtttgcagattggcAGAGCCTCCATTGGTGGGAGGGtgaaattacagtgtgacaagtttacatagacatttcccattgtaaatgtggacacagaaatttataattgaaatgttgacaggaagtgcatgtagACATAAGATTTTTATATATAACACAGTTAGATACAATATGTGTCatactgtgtatatatatatatatatataaatataatgtGCTACTTCATTGCTCTGACCTTTGTATAATAAATAGGaatataattttataataaatgaacctCTCATTCTGATCAGGAATTCACCAGCAACTACAAGCACTTGTGCAGCAGCCTTAACGGGACAGATCAGGTTAGCGACTAAACATCTCAACCGTGCTCCAGATCctctgagcaatgccacgggagctcTGCTGGTAGTAAAGTGACTGATGTATAAATACAATATCTATAAAAGTCAAAGTGTTTGTTTGAGCTTTTTAGCGACTAGTACGTTAATCCTGCAGCCCGGAGAAGTGGTGAGGGGTCAGTGCTCCTCTGGATCAACCAGTGAGCAGTGACGCTGCCCAGTGTTGGGTGAGTTAGAAGCTCCAATACATTAGCTGGACCAATAATAAAGGACTCCGCCAACATGTACTGAGGATATTTTGGATTGAGTTTTCGTGTCCTCTGCTCCCTGGTATGGTGGTGCGATTAGTCCGGTCCTGTCCAAATTGGATCTGCTCACGGCTGGTCTGTATGGTTGTTTCACCAAATGTCTTTCTTTTTGCAGATGATCAGAAAAGCTCATGAAACAGGTATGAAAATCTGAATTTTTTTACATAGATATAATTTTAAATGATTTCATGTGACATTTTCTGGCAAACAAAAAGAAATGGCTTCCTGATTCAGTGTAGTTCTGTCCACTTTCGTTGATTTTCTGGGATTTTCTGTTTGCAAAAACAGGGTTTTTGCCAAtaattccagtttttttttgccaatctccCCAATACACAAAAAGTGCAATTTATTCTTAAATGCTGGATAGCTTCCCCATAGTGGCtcatagaattctctaccccagagggctgtggatgctgagtcattgaaaatattcaagactgagatcgatagatttctggactcgggggggaatcgagggatacggggatcgggcgggaaagtggagttgaggtcgaagatcagccatgatctgattgaatggcggagcaggctcgaggggccgaatggcctacttacctgctcctatttctaatgttcttatttgGCAATGAAAGCAGGAACTGAGCAATACGAAGCAGGAGGGCCCTGGGTTCCATCCCCGGTCTGTGCCAAATTGTCTGCTGACCTCAGTCGGGGTAGGAGTTGGGGTGCTAGAGCTGGCACAAGAGCCCCTGAGCTATGGGCCAagtaaaatcagccaggtttcccttGATCACCATCTTAGcgactgctgctggaaagtgtttTATgtttggatgtcaggtgagggcaggattggactCGGCTGTGATGCCGTCATAGACGAATAGCCTGTCCACACTGGCTGGGCTCACGTGGgatcgtaccccagtgagagttagcaCCTTcggtgatgtggggtggggggagaataaaAGGAACAGGAATTGAGCTCTCTGGTACAGTATTGTGATGTTACCCTGCTTCTGTTTTCCATAGGGTTCCTCTCCTGGTTTCGGAACGGACTGCTGGCAACTGGAGTGGGAGTGATATCCTACATGCAGAGCGATACAGGGAGAGAGGCGGCTTATGGTGAGTAGCAGCACACCAAGCAACTTCGCCATGCGCCTGCCCCTTAGTTTGTACCCCTCAATATCGGCAGCCATGCTTTCCTCAAACCAACTGCATCtcctccaatggcttctcttcccactcccacaccgttacctctggagtcccccaaggatctatccccggccccctcctatttctccgaCATGCTGCCCCTCGTGATATcaccttaatatctccttatgtggctcggtgccaaattttgtttgataattgcacctgtgaagccccttgggacgttttactatgttaaaggcgctatataaatgcaagttgttgttgttgcattacATTGGCTAATAAATATTTTACTTGCAAGCCTGTAAGCAATTTAAGTCTCAGACTGTGGGcagatcaacaacaacctgcatttatatagcgcctttaacgtagtaaaacgtcccaaggggcttcacaggtgcaattatcaaacaaaatttgactccgagccacatgagatattgggacaggtgaccaaaagcttggacaaagaggtaggttttaaggagcgttttaaaggaggagagagaggcggagaggtttagggagggaattccagagcttagggcccaggcagctgaaggcacagccgccaatggtggagcgattaaaatgggggGACGTGCAGGAGGCCGGAATTGACAGTCTCCTGGATCGCCcgggttttgtttgttttccacTCATGCACTGAGCCATTGAAGGAACGCTAATATTACTGCAATAACATCAGggtttgtttttattcatttgtTGTCGGGTTACAGATGACACTCGCAAGCCTGCGTTTACAGCCTGTCCTTAGTTGCTCTGATTGTGCTTTGTGGCGATTTGTCTTTTCAGCTGAGTGGACTGCGAGGTCATGTGGGAGGGCATTAAGTGCCacccatgtagtgtgggactggagttagggGTGGGCCAGACTGGGTGGGGGTGGGCAGGCAGATTTTTccgacaatccggcagctttcatggaCATTTCTGTCTCGTGCCAGCTCACAAAGCATATGGTCCAAGCAATATACTCGGCTCAGGAACGAGGACCAGTACAGTGGAAATATTGTAAATTGCATTTAACCTTTCGTAGGCTATGAGTTTATTTTTGTCAGACAAAAGAGGTTGGTGTTGGTGGCCTGTGCAATGAGGTAACTTCTTGTGCAAAACTCTGAGTGATAATGGAATGAAAGGTGATGAAATTCCCACTGTGTCACCAAATGACTCACTGGCACATTGGGGCAGTTATGAAGgggaagtgtagagggagctttactctgtatctaaccctgtacctgccctgggagtgtttgatgggacagtgtagagggagctttactctgtatctaaccctgtacctgccctgggagtgtttgatgggacagtgcagagggagctttactctgtatctaacccgtgctgtacctgccctgggagtgtttgatgggacagtgtggagggagctttactctgtatctaacccgtgctgtacctgccctgggagtgtttgatgggacagtgtagagggagctttactctgtatctaacccgtgctgtacctgccctgggagtgtttgatgggacagtgtagagggagctttactctgtatctaacccgtgctgtacctgccctgggagtgtttgatgggacagtgtagagggagctttactctgtatctaatcctgtacctgccctgggagtgtttgatgggacagtgtagagggagctttactctgtatctaaccctgtacctgccctgggagtgtttgatgggacagtgcagagggagctttactctgtatctaacccgtgctgtacctgccctgggagtgtttgatgggacagtgtggagggagctttactctgtatctaacccgtgctgtacctgccctgggagtgtttgatgggacagtgtggagggagctttactctgtatctaacccgtgctgtacctgccctgggagtgtttgatgggacagtgtagagggagctttactctgtatctaacccgtgctgtacctgccctgggagtgtttgatgggacagtgtagagggagctttactctgtatctaacccgtgctgtacctgccctgggagtgtttgatgggacagtgtagagggagctttactctgtatctaatcctgtacctgccctgggagtgtttgatgggacagtgtagagggagctttactctgtatctaacccgtgctgtacctgccctgggagtgtttgatgggacagtgtggagggagctttactctgtatctaacccgtgctgtacctgccctgggagtgtttgatgggacagtgtagagggagctttactctgtatctaacccgtgctgtacctgccctgggagtgtttgatgggacagtgtagagggagctttactctgtatctaacccgtgctgtacctgccctgggagtgtttgatgggacattgcaaAAACATTACGCAGTGCAGTTTACCCTCAACTCCCCTTATCACCAGAGATCGATGCAGCTGCTTTGTAAAGGTGCCATTTAAC
This genomic stretch from Heptranchias perlo isolate sHepPer1 chromosome 41, sHepPer1.hap1, whole genome shotgun sequence harbors:
- the tmem160 gene encoding transmembrane protein 160, encoding MASFRALGALRRDFYSHFVRKRFGLCSRSRNQNQGRAGPKAGTASSGTVQPGVTELDRADAWMIRKAHETGFLSWFRNGLLATGVGVISYMQSDTGREAAYGFFILGGVCVSYGSGSYLANLFLLRRMMMLSVPTALVGGLAVGASAVFWLCAVSLYIGRLEVEIIHDEECDECKSKEDDSKSDK